The DNA window CGCGGTCTGTACCAAGGGGATCGAGCCCGGCAGCGGGTTGCTGATGTCTCAGGTCGCGCATGAAGAGCTCGGACACGTTCCCGTCGGCACAATCTCCGGGCCGACATTCGCGCGCGAGACCGCACTCGGACACCCGACGGCGGCAACGGTCGCGTTCGAATTCAGCCACCAGGACCGGCTTGATCCCTATGCGAGCCCTGCTGCGCGCATGGCGCTTTCGATGAGCACCGGATCCTTCAAAACCTATATCTCTGATGATCTGATCGGGGTTGAAATCGGCGGCGCTGTAAAGAACGTGATCGCGATCGGCTGCGGCATGATGACGGGGGCCGGCTTTGCCGAAAATACCCGCGCGGCGCTGATCACCCGGGGCATATACGAAATGAAGGTGCTTGCCGAAGCACTTGGCGGGCGGCGGGAAACTGTCACCGGGCTTGCCGGGGCCGGAGATCTGACGCTCACCTGTTCGAGCCAGACGTCGCGCAATATGTCGCTTGGCGTGCAGCTTGGTCAGGGACGCAGGCGCGCCGACTGTTTCGACGGACGCGCGGTTGTGGTCGAGGGCGAGGCCAATGCCCGCTCGATTGTCGACCTGGCGCGACGTGTTAACGTGTCGATGCCGATCTGTGAAACGGTCGACGCCATCCTGCACGATGGCGCGGAACTGAACGAGGCTTTTGCCGCACTCTGGACACGCCCCATTGAGGGCGAGCCGCGCACGCTCGACATTTCGTTGCGCAATCCGGCCCGGCCAAGCCTCAGCAATCTGAACGGAGAGTGATGTGAGTACCGATCTATCCGGACACCGGTTTGTCCTGGCGACAGATCTCGACGGAACATTCCTTGGCGGCAGTAAGGCCGACCGGGCGCGGCTTTATGACTGGATCGAGGATAACCGCGCCAGCGTCGGCCTGATCTTTGTCAGCGGCCGGGATCCGGAGTTTATCCACCAGCTGTGCGGCAGCGGTGTGCCCTGGCCCGATTATGTGATCGGTGACGTCGGTACCACCATTGCCCGTGTCACTTCCGGCCGAGAGATCGCGCCGATCGAAGCACTTGAAGAAGACATCGCATCACGCTGGAAAGACAGTGGAAAAAAAGTGCGAGAAGCTCTCGACGGACACCCCGGTCTTGAGGTGCAGCCAACAGGTTTCCGTTACCGGGTCAGTTACGACTACGACCCTGAGCGTTTTGACCCTTCGGCAAAAGATAAAATCGAAGCGATGGGTCTTGATGTGCTGATTTCGGACAACCGCTTCTTTGACGTGCTGCCCGGTGGGGTGAGCAAGGGGCCGTCTTTGCTGCGTCTGCTGAGCCATCTGGATATCGCAACAGGTGACGTCCTTGCGGCGGGTGATACGCTTAACGATCTGTCGATGCTGGTGGCCGGCACCCCGGCGGTTGCAGTTGGCGGATCAGAAAAACCGCTGCTTGATGCGCTGCCCGAGGCGGACCGTATCTTCCGCGCCGGGGATATAGGAGCGGGTGGTATTCTGGAGGCAGTGCGCTATTTTAACCTGCATGCCGCACCGGAAAAGGTCTGACCCATGCCCTCCGATCTTGTGATCGTCTACCACCGTCAACCCTATGAAGAAGTCGAGGAAAACGGCAAAACCGTTTTTCGTGAAAACAAGAGCCCCAACGGCATTGTCCCGACGCTAAAAAGCTTTTTCGGCACGGCAGAGCACGCATCCTGGATCGCCTGGAAGCTGGCCAAAGACCCGTCAAACCCGGAATTCGACAAGGTAGTGGAAATTTCTGATGTGCACGGCGACTACACCGTGTCCCGCCTGCCGCTGACGCATGAGCAGGTCAGCAGCTTTTATCATGTCTCCTCGAAAGAGGCTTTCTGGCCGATCCTGCACAGCTTTAAAGAGAAATTTAACTATGATCCTGTGGACTGGCCGACGTTCCGTGAAGTGAACTGGGCGTTTGCCGAAGCAGCCGCACGCGAGGCGGCACAGGGCGCGCGCGTATGGGTGCATGACTACAATCTCTGGCTGGTGCCCGGGTATCTGCGCCAGCTACGCTCGGACGTGACGATCTCGTTTTTCCACCACACGCCTTTTCCGGCTGCGGATATGTTCAACGTGCTGCCCTGGCGGCGCGAAATCGTCAAAAGCCTTCTCGACTGTGACATCGTGGGATTTCACATTCCGCGCTATGCCGCCAATTTCGTCTCTGTCGCGCGCAGTATGTTCGATGTCGATGTGCTGCGCCGTGAAGCCGTGGGAGATGATCTGATTTCGGACGGTACCGCGCTCAGTGAACGCAGCGCACCGGTGCTGATCGGTTTTGAAGGCCGCGAGATATCAATCAGCTCATCCGCTGTGGGCGTCTCAACCGGATTTATCGAAGACCGCGCGACCGACCCCAAGGTGATAGCTGCCGCCAAAGAGGTGCGCGAAGGCCTCGGGGACTGCCGGCTGATCCTCTCGGTGGGCAGAACCGATTATACCAAGGGCGGCGTGGACCAGCTCGAAAGCTTTGAGCGGGTTCTGGACGATCATCCTGAACTGCGCGGTACGGTTAAGCTCATGCATGTGTCGGTCAGCGCTGATCGCAACATGTCGGCTTATGCCCGCACGCAGACCGGGATCGAAGAAACCGCAGGTCGCATCAACGGTCGTTTCGGCACACTTGAATGGCAGCCTATCGCGTTGATTTCAAGAGCAATTCCGTTTGACGACCTGATTAAATATTACCTCGCAGCGGATGTCGCCTGGATCACGCCGCTCGTGGACGGGATGAACCTTGTCTGTAAGGAGTATGTCGCTGCCCGTACGGATGGCGACGGTGTACTGGTGCTGTCGGAATTCGCCGGTGCTGCGGTTGAACTTAATTCGGCCGTGGTGACCAACCCGTTTTCACACCGGTCTATGGATCAGGCGATCCTGCAGGCGCTGGACATGCCCGAAGAAGAGCGTCGTTCCCGCATGGCGGAACTGCGCCGGGTGGTGAAGCTTTATTCAGTCGCGTCCTGGGGTGAAGAACAGCAGCGACAGTTTGATGATGCTCTGGCGCGTAAAGCCGTGAAGAGTGCGGCGACAGAATCCGCGTAAATCCCGCAGTGAACCGTCCGGGGCACCGGTCTCAGACAGTCGCACCGTCCGAGGCCGTAACAACCACATCACTGTCAATCGCCAGAGTGGCGAGCACTTCCCCGGCACCGCCCACATACTGATAGATGGTAAGCGCGTTGCCGTCAGCATCAGTGACCCCGGGACCTGCAACCTGGTTCAGGGCATCGCCGGCTGCCACCTCAAAACTAACCGCATCACCGGCATTGCCGAGGATCGTCGCACTTTCCGGCAGCGCCGCTGCGAGCAGGTCTTCAAGGCTTTCGTCGGCTGTGGAGGACAGATCGACCACATCCGCAAGTGACAGGGTGAGCGTATCGTTCTGGCCATTGTCCATATCGATCACTTCGATGTCTGTCAGGTCCAGACTGGCGAGAACCGCGTTGATGTCTCCCACATCGCCGAGAAAGAGCGTGTCGCGCCCTGCCCCGCCGTCAATGATTTCGGTGCCCGAGGGCGCATCGGTCACTTCGATGGTATCGTCACCCGCGCCCGCCAGGATCACGTCATCGCCGGTGCCGCCGTTGATCAGGTCATCACCGTCATAGCCGAGGATCACATCATTGCCGCCTGCGCCAGAAATGGTATCAGCCTGATCGCTGCCAAAGAGCAGGTCCGCACCGCTGAGCCCGGCGATGTCCTGCGCATCGGCGGCTTTGCCGATTTCATCTGACGAGAAGAGATCGATCTCAATCGTGTCGTCATTGCTGTCGGTGCTGAATTTCGCCCGCACGTTCACGCGGTTCACATCACCGAGAAGGGCCGCGATATTCTCGATCGAGGCAAGCGGCAGCTCATAGTCCACTCCTTCCACGATCAGTGCATCACTGGTCTCATCTGCAATTATCTGTACCGGCCCGCCGTCCACCTCAAGTTCGACCTCAAGCGAGACAAGCTGCGGATTGAAGAGCGCCGTATCAAGCAGCCCTTCGGTCAGCTGGTCGGGAGATGACAGTTCCTGCGCGCCGGGGTCCACCAGCAGCAGTTCGTCAAAGACCACGTCGCCGATGCCAAAGGCATTGATGATGACCGGCTCTCGCCCGTCTGCCGGATTCCTGAGCGCGTCCACCGCAGATTCCCACCCGGCACTGTTCGGCTGACCGTCAGTGAAGAAAATCAGATAGTTCGTCTCAACCGCGGGCTCCGAAAGCAGGAAATCACCCGCTGTCAGCAGCGCATCCTTCCAGTTCGTGCCGACCCCCAGATAGGGCAGCGTGCTGACGGCCCCGGGCAGCCCGGGATCATTCAGATCATAGATTGCCGTGGCCGTGCTGGTGGAGGAAAAGCTGATCAGCTGCACGTCGACGGTGGTTGTCGACCCATCGAACTGATCGCGCAGAATGTCGACCGCGGATCCCACAGCGCCGAGAAGGGATTCCCAGTCCGCAGGCGAAATGCTGCCCGAGCTGTCGAGCACAAAGACCACGTTCACCGCATTCGTCGCCGCCGTCTCCACCACGTCAATGGCCACGGCACCGGCTGCTGTTTCGGCTGTCGCACCGGTGCTCAGACCAATGGATACATTATCGTCCCCCGAGGCATCGCTGTTTTCGACAACAATATCGAGCCGCGCCGTCGAGACCCCGCCGGCGCCGTCATCCACCTGATATGTGATGCGTTCGATCCCGAGAAAACCAGGATCGGGTGTGTAAGAGAAAATGCCGTCCGGCGACAATGTGACCGTGCCGTCATCGGGGCCGATTGTGACGCTGAAAGTCAGCGTGCCGGCGCCATCAACGTCCGATGCCGTCAGCGTGCCGCCGATGGCCTCTCCGTCCACGGTTTCAAAGACAGATACCGGGACGAGTTCGGGCGTGTCATTGGTGCCGGTGATCACGACGCTGACAGTCTCGGTGACCTGCTGACCGGTGATATCTGTGGCCAAAGCCGTCAGGGTTTCGGTCACGGTCTCGCCCAGATCAAGTGGATCGGCTGCGAGGTTGTCGAGCGTGTAGCTCCAGGTGCCGTCTGCCAGCAGCGTAAAGCTGCCATAGGCCACGGCAACGGCGCCCACGGACCAGACCGCCGACCCGCCGGTATCGGGATCAGTCGCGGTGATCTGACCTGAGACGGTGACATCCTCACTGCCTTCGGGCACGGCACCGCTGGCATCCGCTGCTGTGCTGGTAATCACGGGCAGATCATCGGTACCGGTCAGCGTGATCGTCACGACCTGATCAGCGGTCGCGCCGGTGTCGTCGGTCACCGTAGCCGTATAGGTCTCGGTTACAACCTCACCACCGCCAAGGCTTACGGCCGCAACCGCATCAAGAGCATAGGTCCAGTCACCGTTCGCCGCGATGCTGAAACTGCCAAAGGCAGAGCTGCCCGCACCCGACCAGACGAGAACCGCATCCGCATCCGCATCTTCTGCGACCAGCGTGCCCTCTGCGATCACCGGACCCGCGCCATCTGTCAGCGCACCGGTCGTGGTGGAGGAGGTGACAACCACTACCGGTACATCCGGCAGCGCCGAGACAGTCACAGAAACCGTGGCATCGGCAAAATCACCCGCCGGGTCAGTGACCCGTACCGTAAAGCTGTCGGTGCCCGCGAAATCGGCATCCGGCGTGTAAGAGTACGTGCCGTCAGTCTGCAGCGCGACCGCACCGTTCGACGGTGTTGCGGTGATGGAGAAAGTCAGCAGATCGCCATCAATATCGCTGGCTGCGATCACGCCGATCACGGCATTGTCTTCTGAGACGCCGGTGCTCTGATCGGTGGTCTGCGGCGCGTCATTGACGGGCAGAACAGTGACGATCACAAACCCCTCGACCGCCCCGCCCGCCGCGTCGGTGGCCGTTACCGTGAAGGTGTCCGTACCGTTGAAATCCGGGTCCGGAACAAAATCAAAGGTGCCGTCAGGGTTCAGCGAGGCAGTACCGTTACCCGGTGCGCTGGTGATGGCAAAGGTCACCCCCGCGACACCGCCACTGATAACAGAAACACTCCCGGTGATGGCTGCGGCAGCCGTTGCGTCCTCCGGCCCTGAAACCAGGATAACGGGCGGCTCAGAGGGCTCCTCAAGCAGATTGAGGCCCTCGTCAAACGGGGTGAAGTCTTCGGCGTCGTCGCCCTGGATGTCGGGCGGTTGTTCGATGGTGTCGGCTTCATCAATGGAATCAACTTCCAGATCCGTGCCCGCGCCGCCGCCGTCGGAGCCGGTCGCAGACTGCCCGCCGGCATCCCCGAGCGACACAAAAGTATCGCCTGCCTCAACCCGGTTCACAGCACTTCGGAAGGCGGCGAAGGCTTCGGCAATCAGGAGGTTGTCGCTGGCATCATCATCGAGTGTGCGCGGCACTTCCCGGCTTTCGCCGTTGCTCGACACCAGCCATTTGACGTCCGTTCCGCTGATGTTGGCCAGCAGATTGCCCTGAAGATCAAAGACTTCAATCTGGCCCACATCACCGTCCGGGTCGCGGGTCAGCGTGATTTCACTGGTCACGACGCCCGCGTCCGTGCCAACCGACACAAGCACCGTTGTTCCACGGATGCCCATGGTGGAAGAGGGCGTGCTGACTTCCATGCCGCCGGTTTTCGCCACCTGACCCGCGATGAAGACAAACCCGCCCTGAATAAGGCTGAAACTGCCGGAGTTGTCATTGGCATCGGGATCAAAGATCAGCTCATCGATGACCATGCGCGACGCTGATGACAGCGTGAAAATGGTGCCGTCGACAAAGGTCACGGAGACCGAAGCGCCGTCACCCGTGATCAGTACATCCTGCTGGAAAACCTTGGTCCCGACCTGCAGTGTCTCGACGGTCCCGTCAGCGCGCTGCACTGTGGTCTCGCCCTCTGCCGTCTCGACCTGGCCGATTGCGGCTGCGGCCCCGGTCTGCGCGGCACCGGCCTGAGCATACTGTCCCGGCGTTAGGGGACCGGCGAGCAGTTCGACCAGATCGCCGCGCAGCACAGCACCGTCAGGCGCAAAAAGACCGGCGGGCGGGGATGCGGCAAAATACCCGGGCAGATAAACATCCGGCACGCCATCATAGCTGATGGTGAGGTCATTGCCACTGCGTGAAAACGCACCGCTGAAGAGCTGAGCGGCATCCGGCACGACGATGTGCCCGGACGCGTCCGGCTCCGGCGTCAGCGGCGCTGGTCCGCTCTGGATGTTTTCTGAAATCTGCAAAGACACGACGTTAATTCCCGGTTGCGTATTTTCAGACATTTTTACTGATACACATCCGGTGCGTATGTGAAGAACCACACACTACGCCCGATAAAAGACAAAAAAATGACATAATCTTACTGAAAGCAACATCTTACAGCATTTATTAACAAAATGGAAACAATGTGCTCTGTTTCGCAGGGTTGATCCTGGATGCGATTCAGTGCCTTAGTTGACGCAGGGGCAGCGAATGCGTCGCTTACGCCCGGATATCATTGGCTTTTCGGGCCTTCAGGACAGGGCAGCCGTGCAGGAGTGGTTTTCAAAATGGCTCGGGTGGGTCCGTGTCGTTGCCTTTATCGGCCTGATCTTTGGTCTGGTGATTCGCGTCGGTGATCCCCAGGTGGTCGCCACCCTGCGAAATGCCGCTTTTGATTTCTACCACCAGTCCAAACCGCGTGAAATGGCCCCGCTGCCGGTTGCCATCATCGATGTGGACGACAACAGCATTGACGAAATCGGCCAGTGGCCCTGGCCGCGGACGCGCATTGCTGAAATGGTCGATCTGGCCACGCAGGACGGCGTCGCCGCCATCGGTTTCGATATCGTGTTTTCCGAACCCGACCGGCTGTCGCCACCACAGATCGCCCGCGATAACCCCGATATGCCGCCCGCGCTGGCCTCCGGGCTGGCCGCTCTGCCGGAAAACGATGCTGTGCTCGCGGATGCCTTTGCCCGGTCACGGGTGATTGTCGGCCAGGCCACAGTCCGCACCCAGGCCGGTAACCGCACGGAAAAACGCGAGATGACTGACCGGCCGCCTGCGCTGATCGGGCCGGATCCGGCGCCCTATCTGCTCAGTTTTCCGGATATCCTGCTGAACCTTCCCGCGCTGGAGCAGAACGCCTCGGGTCACGGTATGTTCGCCACCCGTCCGGATGCCGACGGGGTTTACCGGCGGGTGCCGCTGGTGATGCTGGTACAGGGCAGGATACGGCTCGGGCTTACACCGGAACTGCTGCGCGTGGCCACCGGTGGCGGAACATATGCGATCCGCACCAATGACGCCGGGATCGAGGGCGTTGTGCTCGCCCGCCAGCTGATCCCCACGGCGCAGGACGGTACGGTCTGGCCCTATCTCACGCCGTCGTCCCGGTCTCGCTATGTCCCGGCCGCTGATCTGCTGAACGGTCGCATGCCGCCCGGTCGCCTGTCCGGCCATCTCGTTCTCGTCGGCACTTCTGCGATCGGTCTTGAGGATTTTCGCGCCACGCCGCTGGGTGTGCCGATGGCCGGGGTCGAGATCCATGCTCAGGTGCTTGAAAACATCATGGCGAAAACACTGCTCAGCCGGCCGAATTACACCATCGCCGTCGAGCTCGTCATCACATTCACGCTCTGTGCACTGGTGATCATCTTTGCACCCGGCCTTTCGGGGAGAGTGCTGATTTTCTCCTCTGTTCTGCTGCTCGGAGCCTATGTGGGCGCATCTTACTATATGTTCTGGGAAAACCGCATCCTGCTCGATCCGACCTTTCCGGTGCTTGCCACAACCACTGCCATCATGCTGATCTCGACCGTCAATTACCTGCGCGAGGAACGTCAGCGTCAGCAGATCCGGAGCGCATTCGGGCAGTATGTATCGCCTGATCTGGTTGAACAGCTGAGCCAGAACCAGGGTCAGCTGACACTGGGCGGAGAGAGCCGCGATCTGACGCTGCTCTTCAGTGATGTGCGCGGTTTTACCGCAATTGCCGAAGGCTTCCGGGACAATCCCGAAGCGCTGACCCTTCTGATGAACCGCTTTCTGACCATTCTGTCCCAGGCCATCATGGATCACAAAGGGACGATCGATAAGTTCATGGGCGACGCGGTCATGGCGTTCTGGAACGCACCGCTCGATAACCCCGATCACGCCCGCGAGGCCTGCCACGCGGCCCTGAGGATGATCGCAGATGTCGAAGCCTTCAACGCGCGGCGGATGAGCGAGAGCAGCGCGAAACGGGGACCCGGCAAAAAGAAACATCTGGCGGCCGAAGACGTGCAGCGGATAAATGTCGGCATCGGGATCAACACCGGCCAGTGCGTGGTCGGCAACATGGGCAGTGAGACCCGGTTTGACTATACCGCGCTCGGGGATCCGGTGAATGTGGCCTCAAGGCTTGAGGGCCAGTCGCGGTACTATGGCTGCCCGATCATACTCGGCCAGACCACAGCGAAAGAGGTTCGGGGCAGCTTTGCCGTGATGGAACTTGATGTGATCCGGGTGGTCGGCAAAGAGGTGCCGGAAAACATCTTTGGTCTGCTGGGTGATCAGCAGATGCAGAACGATCCGGCGTTCCTGCGCGCCTTTGGTCGCAACGGTCTGATGTTACAGGCTTACCGCGAGCAGAACTGGGATGCAGTGGAAGAAGCACTGCCGCGTCTGCGCGCTGAATTCCGCGCTCTGAGCATCGGCCTTGAGGATTACATCGAAATGTATGAAAGCCGGGTTGCCGATCTGCGTGCCGCCCCGCCCGGGCCTGACTGGGACGGTGTTTATGCCTCCACCCGCAAATAATCAGCGTTCCCGGAAGGCTTCTCCCCGGGCCCGCAGAACCGGTTTTGCCAGATATGACAGCACGGTTTTCTCACCGGTCCGGATATCGACCTGCGCAATCATGCCAGGTGTGATCGGCAGCGGGTTTTCATCCGTGCCCAGATAGGATTTTTCCGTGCGCACGATGACGCGGAAGCTTTCGATCCCCTCGCCCGTGGTGATGGTATCCGCGCCGATGCGGACCACCTCTCCGTCCAGCGCCCCGTAGATGAGGTAGTCATAGGCCGAGATCTTGACCGAGGCCGCCTCACCGGTGCTGACAAAGGCGATGTCGCGCGGCCCCAGATCCGCCTCAATCAGCAGGCTGTCATCGATGGGTACAATTTCGATCAGGGCCGCACCGGGCTGCACCACCGCGCCGATGGTCGTGGTGTGCACGCGGTTGATGGTGCCACGCACCGGCGCGCGCAGCCGTGCCCGGGTAATACGGTCATTTGCACTGCGCAGTGTTTCCTGCGCCACAGCCAGTTCCAGCTGCAGCGTCGCCAGCCGCTGGCGCGCAGAGAGCACATAAGCCGAGCGCGCGGCGTCAATCTGGTTCTGCGCCTCACGGATGGCGGCCTGCAGACGCGGCTCGCCGGCTTCGCTCACGGCCAGATCACCGTTAAGCTCGGCAAAACGCGACTGCAGGCGCAAAAGCTCGATCTGCGGCACCAGCCCGCGGTCAAACATGTCCTGCGTCAGGCTGATCTCCTCCGCCAGCGGGGCGATTACGGCGCGTGTGCGCTCCCGGATCGCGCGCAGTTCGTCAAGCTCGCTGCTGCGCTGCATCAGTTGCGACTGCAGCACCTCAAGCTCGCGTTTGAGCTGTTCGCGGCGGGAGATGAACACCTGTTCCTCAGCGGCTGTGGCCAGCGGATTGCGCGCGACCAGACCGGCCGGGAAATTCAGCGCGCTGGCATAGACGGCCTCGGCCTCCAGCCGGGTCATTTCCGCGAGCACGGCCTCTTCGCGTTCCATGAGTTCGCCGCGCTCTGCATCAAACCTGGTGTCGTCGATCTGCATCAGCACGTCGCCCGCGCCGACGATATCGCCTTCGCGCACTGAAATTTTGCGCACGATACCGCCCTCGGCGCTCTGCACCACCTGAACCTGCTGAGACGGGATTACCCGGCCCGTGGCCCGCGCCGTTTCTTCGATCTCGAAAGAGGCGGCCCAGAACAGAAACGCCCCCAGACCCGCAGCCACCGCCAGCAGCAACCGCCAGGGGCCGCGCTCACGCACAGCAGCTTCGGCAGCCGTTATGTTGTTGGCGAAATCGTCCTCAATCCGGCTGCCGAACATCTTCTGTCCTCCCGGTGCCCGCAGCGCCCATAGAGCGCAGTTTCTGCATCACCTGATCGCGCGGACCATTGAGCACCGCGCGCCCGTGATCGATCACAATGAGCCGGTCTGCCATGGCAGCAAGAGACTGTCGGTGCGTACAGATCATCATGCCGGTTCCGGCAGCGTTCAGATCCTGCAGGCGCGCGATGATCTGGCCCTGCATACGCTGGTCCATCGCGTTTGTCGGCTCATCCAGAAACAGCATCGCAGGCTCACGCAACAAAAGACGCGCAAGCGCCACACCCTGGCGCTGACCACCCGAGAGCCGCCTGCCCTGTTCCCCGATGAAAAGATCGAGCCCCTCCGGCGTCGCCGCCAGAAACTCATCCATGGCAGCATACCAGAGCGCGCGGTGAATGGCCTCATCGGTAGCGCCCGGCGTGCCGATCACGAGGTTCTCCCGCAGGCTGCCGGTGAACAGCTCAGGCGTCTGCGGCAGATAGCCGATGCCGCGGCGCAGCTCTGCCGGCTCGAACTGCTCAATGGAGATACCGTCGATCAGAACGGTGCCGCTGTCTGCCGGCATGAGCCCGCTGATGATTTTCCCGGCGGTCGTTTTGCCTGAGCCCACACGGCCCAGAAGGGCCACACAATCACCGGGTTTCACGTCAAAGCTCAGGCCATCAAGCGCAGGCACCTGTGCTTCGGGATAGCGGAAATGCACTTTGCGCAGGCTCACCGCCCCCTGACGCACCGCTGCATCCGAACCCACCGGGCCCTGCTCATCGACCGGCAGCTTCATGAATCCGTTCAGCGCCGCGAGCGCACGAAAGGCGTATTGCGCGCGGAAAATGGTCTGGGCAATGGTGCCGAGCGGGGACAGAACGCGGCCCGCCAATATGTTGGCCGCAATGAGCCCGCCGATGGTGATCCGGCCTTCTGAAACCAGGAAAACACCCCAGACAATGATCAGGACGCTGACCGATTGCTGGACGAGCATGGTGCCGTTGGAGGCGACGCCCGACCAGAACCGCGTGCGCCCGCTGACCTGAGAGGATGCGGCCACAGCGGTTTCCCATTCCCGCTGCATGACCGGCTCTGCACCGAGGCTCTTGATGGTCTCAATGCCGGCGAGCGATTCCACCAGCACCACATGACGTTTGGTGGCCATCTGCTGCGCACGGTCCGCCGCCCGGCCGAGGGGCATCTGTGCCAGCAGCGCCAGCACCAGAACCACAGGCACGGCACAGAGCGGCACAAAGGCCACCGGCCCGACGATGAAAAACAGCGCGGCCACAAAGATGCCGATGAAGAAAAGATCAATGACGGCAACAAAGGTCGCCGAGGCAAAAAACTCCCGCACCACCTCGAAATCGCGGATCGTGCTGGCAATGCCCGCAGCCCCGCCCGGCCGGTCGAGCAGACGCGCCTGCATCGCCTGTCGAAAGAGCGAGGCGGCCACCTTGAGGTCAACGCGGCGGCCCACATTTTCGAGGATGTTGGCGCGGATCGTGCGCATCATGAAATCCAGCGCCAGGGCCAGGCCAACGCCCACCGCAAGTGTCCAGAGCGTCACATAGGCGAGGTTGGGGATCACCTTGTCATAGACGTTCATGACAAAGAGCGGCAGGGCCAGAGCGAGCACATTGAGCAGCAGCGCTGCAATCACCACCTGGGCCCAGTTGGCCCGATTGGCCCGCACCGGGGCCCAGAACCAGTGGCCCCGGGGCTCAGACATCCGCGCGGCCTGAGGCGACAGCATGGTCGCCGCTCGGTCACCTGCCACCGTGACCAGCATCAGCTGCGGACGGATCATGCGGCGCAGTTTGCGCAACGGGATTTCTTCGGTATGGCTGCCGCGCGCCGGATCGGTCACTTCGGCTGTTTTACGACCCGGCAGGCCGGTCACGATAAGCGGTGTGCCCTCTTTGCGGAACACCACAAACGGCAGGGCCACAGGGTCCGTTGTCCCGGGGTCCCGCAGGATAATGCGCGCCCGCAACCCGATCGTCTCAAGGGCGCGGGCCAGTGCTGCGGGGTCGGAGAGTTCCAGACCACCGGGCAGGCGCGCGCACACGGCGGCCTCGGACCAGGGTCGGCTGAACGCCTGCGCCAGCCAGTGCAGTACCTTAAGATCGGGCGACACATCGCCCACCGGTTCAGACGCGGGCGGGCGCTCTGACACGGCCTTAGCGGCTGTGCCATCTGCGGGGGTCATTTCAGAGGCTCAATGGTCACGTTAAAGACATTGGTCGGGCTGACTTTCGCGCGGTCCTGAAACTGCGGGTTCAGTGCCAGCTGTGCTTTGGGCAGCCCGAAGTGTTCGGCAAGCCGGCTCTGGGCCGCCAGCGCGCGGTAGGTGCTGAAGACC is part of the Roseobacter ponti genome and encodes:
- a CDS encoding NAD(P)H-dependent glycerol-3-phosphate dehydrogenase, with the translated sequence MTRTGNSSSSAPKTAPYDRIAVIGSGAWGTALANVAAVAGRQVRIYGRNRETVDAINNVHQNTTYLPDVPLAPSLSATTQMSQALTGADAVIMVVPSGAVRKVAAEVNNFIPPGVPVAVCTKGIEPGSGLLMSQVAHEELGHVPVGTISGPTFARETALGHPTAATVAFEFSHQDRLDPYASPAARMALSMSTGSFKTYISDDLIGVEIGGAVKNVIAIGCGMMTGAGFAENTRAALITRGIYEMKVLAEALGGRRETVTGLAGAGDLTLTCSSQTSRNMSLGVQLGQGRRRADCFDGRAVVVEGEANARSIVDLARRVNVSMPICETVDAILHDGAELNEAFAALWTRPIEGEPRTLDISLRNPARPSLSNLNGE
- a CDS encoding HAD-IIB family hydrolase, with the translated sequence MSTDLSGHRFVLATDLDGTFLGGSKADRARLYDWIEDNRASVGLIFVSGRDPEFIHQLCGSGVPWPDYVIGDVGTTIARVTSGREIAPIEALEEDIASRWKDSGKKVREALDGHPGLEVQPTGFRYRVSYDYDPERFDPSAKDKIEAMGLDVLISDNRFFDVLPGGVSKGPSLLRLLSHLDIATGDVLAAGDTLNDLSMLVAGTPAVAVGGSEKPLLDALPEADRIFRAGDIGAGGILEAVRYFNLHAAPEKV
- the ggpS gene encoding glucosylglycerol-phosphate synthase, with product MPSDLVIVYHRQPYEEVEENGKTVFRENKSPNGIVPTLKSFFGTAEHASWIAWKLAKDPSNPEFDKVVEISDVHGDYTVSRLPLTHEQVSSFYHVSSKEAFWPILHSFKEKFNYDPVDWPTFREVNWAFAEAAAREAAQGARVWVHDYNLWLVPGYLRQLRSDVTISFFHHTPFPAADMFNVLPWRREIVKSLLDCDIVGFHIPRYAANFVSVARSMFDVDVLRREAVGDDLISDGTALSERSAPVLIGFEGREISISSSAVGVSTGFIEDRATDPKVIAAAKEVREGLGDCRLILSVGRTDYTKGGVDQLESFERVLDDHPELRGTVKLMHVSVSADRNMSAYARTQTGIEETAGRINGRFGTLEWQPIALISRAIPFDDLIKYYLAADVAWITPLVDGMNLVCKEYVAARTDGDGVLVLSEFAGAAVELNSAVVTNPFSHRSMDQAILQALDMPEEERRSRMAELRRVVKLYSVASWGEEQQRQFDDALARKAVKSAATESA